The Haloarcula laminariae genomic sequence CGCCGAGGCGAAGGGAATCCCGTTCCCGGCGGCGTCGGTCTACGGGAGCGGGGGACTGCTGGTGTTCAGCGGCCTCCTGCTTGTCCTCGGCGCCTACCCGGTCGTGGCGGCGGGCGCGCTCGCGGTCTTCCTGATCGCCTCGGCCGTCGCGATGCACGACTTCTGGGCCGTTCCCGAAGACCAACAGCAAGACGAGATGACCCAATTCCTCAAGAACGTCGCGATGGCGGGCGGCGCCATCGCCCTGCTTTCGGTCGCCGGGACGGCCTGGCCGTACAGCCTGGGCGTGGGCGTCTTCTAGATTACCGACGGCGTCGGCGGTCGCCAATTTCAAACCCTCCCGGCGTCGATGTCTGCCTGAATGTTACAGTCGCCGGCCGCAGTCCTCTCCGCCGTGCCGGTCCGACCGCTGGTCGTCGTCTTCGCCGTCCTCGCGACGTGGGTCGCCGTCCGGCGGCTGATAGGCGTTGGACCCGTTTCGGCGCTTCGCCGCCGCCTCCTCCTGGGGGTGCCGTGGGGGACGCTGCTGACGATAGCCGGCGTGCTCGCGGTGTATCTCTTCGTTCAGGGGGCGTACTGGCACGCGGACCTGCTCGTGACGCCGTTCCGGACGTGGTCGTACTTCTACCCGCTGGGGATGCTGGCGGGCCCGTTCACACACGGGAGCCTCGGTCACGTCACGGGGAACCTGCTGGGGACGCTCGTCTACGGGACGGTCGTCGAGTACGCCTGGAGCCACTACCCGCAACAGCGGGGCGCGTCCTCGTTTGGCTCGCTCCGGACGAACCCGCTGGCCCGGACACTGGTCGTCCCGGTCGTGATGGTCGCCGTCGGCGTCTTCACCGGCGTGTTCGCCCTGGGCCCCATCGTCGGCTTCTCCGGCGTGGTGTTCGCCCTGGCCGGCTTCGCGCTGGTGACCCGGCCCTACCTCTTCCTGGGGGCGCTCTTGGGGAGCCGCGTCATCGACCTCGTGTACACGGCGCTCCGGTCGCCGGAGCCGACCGTCGGCGGGAGCGTCCAGTACGTGACACCGGGGTGGGCGAACATCGCCATCCAGGGACACGCCATCGGGCTGCTGGCCGGCGTCTTCCTGGGAACGGCGCTGCTGTGGGCGCGCTCGGAGCGGCCCGGGCCGGACCGGGTCTTCTTCGCGACCCTGGTATTCGCCGTGGTTCAGGGTCTCTGGGCGGTGTATATCCCGGTCGGCGGCGGTCGATTCACCCTGTTTCGCTGGCTCGGAACCGCCCTGGTCCTCCTGCTTGCGGTGCTGGTCTCGGCCGCGACGCTGTACACCGACCGGCGGGCGTTCCCGGACTTCGACGGCGGGTGGCCGTCGGCGGCGGGCTTCGCGCTCGTGGTCGCGCTCGCGGCGCTCTGTCTCGCGTCGGTGCCCGCAAACGGCGCGGCACTCGACCCCGGCGACCTCCCGGAGGACGGACTCGAAGTGCGCGACTACGTCGTCACCTACCAGGAGGACGTCCCCAACGCCTACGTCGACAGTATGCCACTGCCGCCGACGGCCCGGGGGAACATCACGGAGAGCGGCGTCGTCGTCGCCAGCGCCGACCGGGAAATCTGGACCGTCGCGGTCTCCCGCTCGCGGCTGGACCTCCAGGGGGACGCGACCGTGGTCGTCGGCGGTCTGGGCTGGCGCGAGACGGTAGCTGTCGACCGACGGAGCTGGTCGGTCCCGGGCAACGACAGCGTCTACAGCGTGTCGCTGGCAGGCGAGGGCGGACAGGCCCGGACGGTCTACACCTCCGAGCCGTCGACGATGGACGGCCGCGTTGCGGGGCGGAACCTCACGCTTCGGCCGGTCGGGAACGGCTTCGAGATAGCCGTCGGGCGGAACGGGTCTACGCTCGACCGCGGCCCGGTGCCCGCGAACCTGTCGAGTCGGAAGATAGGCGGCCTCACGTTCGAGCGAAACCGGTCACGGCTGTACGCCGCCGGCAACGGTACCCGAGTCGTGGTGGCCCGGGCGGGGAATTAGTGCCACTCGATGCGGTAGAGCTCGGCGTCGATGCTCCGGGAGGCCTCGTCGTGGAAGTCGAACTGGTGGGGGACCTCGAACTCGGCGGCGAAGGCGTGGGTGACCTCGCCGCCGTTGTCGGCCGCGAAGGACTCCACGAACGCCTCGCTGCCGGCGTTGTGCAGCGAGTAGGAGACGCTCGACAGCTCGGCGGCGGTCGCCAGAAACGCCCGGTCGGCGTGTTCGTTGCCCGACTGCGCGCCGAAGGGCGGGTTCATCACGACCGTCGTCTCGGCGACCGGCGGGCGGAGCGGGGCCCGCGTCGCGTCGGCCCGGACCCACGACACGGACGTCGTCGAGCCGACCTTCCGCTCGTTCTTCCGGGCCGTCGACAGCGGGTCGGGGTCGATGTCCACGCCCACGACGGTGTCGGGGCCCCGGAGCGCCGCGGCGAGCGCGAGCATCCCCGTCCCACACCCCAGGTCCAGGACCGTCCGGTCCTGGATGTCCCCCTCCAGGTCGGCCCTGTGGACCAGATGGGCCGCGAGTTCCGGCGGGGTCCGGTACTGTTCGAGGTCGGCCCGGGGGTCGTCGAACCCGGCGACAACACCGAGTTGCTGGGCGAGAGCGCGCTTTGTCGGCATCAGTGACAATACGCCAGAATCATGGAAAAAAGTTTGCACATGCTCAGCGGTTATTCTGTCCGCGGCAGCTCCACGTGGAACGCCGCGCCGCCGTCGTCGCTCTCCTCGATCCAGATGTTCCCCCCGTAGCTCTCGACCATCGAGTCGACGAAGTAGAGCCCGAACCCGGTCCCCGAGGAGCCGGACCCCTTCTGGCCGCGGTCGAACACCTGGCGGCGGCGGGCGGGCGGAATGCCCGGCCCGTCGTCGGCGATGACGACCGTCACGAACACGTCTCCGACGGTCGCGGTCACGTCGATGGTCACGTCCTCACCGCCGTGTTCGACGGCGTTGAGAAGGAGGTTCCCGAAGACGTCCTCGAGGAGTTTCCCCGCTGCGACCTCGATATCCGTCACGTGGTTGTTCACCGTCGCCGCCGGGCTCTTCGAGCGGGCGCGGTCGGCCGCGGCGTCGAGCACCACACCGAGATCCCGCTGTTGCATCTCGCTCATCCCGTCTTCGGAGAGCGTCTTCAGCACGGAGCGGACCTTCTCCGTGAGGTCGATGATGTCGTCGCTCCAGTCGACTATCGTCTCGGCGTACTCCCTGTCGTCTCCGTCGAGGGTGTCCGCCAGGAGTTCGCCGCGGGCACGGATGACGTTCATCCCATTGAGCATGTCGTGCTGGAGGATGCTGTTGAAAAACTCCATCTGGTCGCGCCGGCGCTGGAGGGTGCGCTGCTGGCGGCTCCGGACGACGGCGTATCGGAGCGCCCGGACGAGCCGGTCCCCGTCGAGGCCCGACTTCGGGAGGTAGTCCTGTGCGCCGCGCTCGATGGCCTCCATCGACTTCCGGCGGTCCTGCATCCCGGTCAGGACGATGATGGGCAGTTCCGAGACCATATCGGTCGCCCGGTCGAGGGTCTCCAGGCCGGT encodes the following:
- a CDS encoding METTL5 family protein, which gives rise to MPTKRALAQQLGVVAGFDDPRADLEQYRTPPELAAHLVHRADLEGDIQDRTVLDLGCGTGMLALAAALRGPDTVVGVDIDPDPLSTARKNERKVGSTTSVSWVRADATRAPLRPPVAETTVVMNPPFGAQSGNEHADRAFLATAAELSSVSYSLHNAGSEAFVESFAADNGGEVTHAFAAEFEVPHQFDFHDEASRSIDAELYRIEWH
- a CDS encoding hybrid sensor histidine kinase/response regulator; its protein translation is MSDATSRLDVLLVEDNPGDAKLVDHHLDRAGATHVVDDVSLTKLESLGAIKDVETEGYDALLLDLGLPESTGLETLDRATDMVSELPIIVLTGMQDRRKSMEAIERGAQDYLPKSGLDGDRLVRALRYAVVRSRQQRTLQRRRDQMEFFNSILQHDMLNGMNVIRARGELLADTLDGDDREYAETIVDWSDDIIDLTEKVRSVLKTLSEDGMSEMQQRDLGVVLDAAADRARSKSPAATVNNHVTDIEVAAGKLLEDVFGNLLLNAVEHGGEDVTIDVTATVGDVFVTVVIADDGPGIPPARRRQVFDRGQKGSGSSGTGFGLYFVDSMVESYGGNIWIEESDDGGAAFHVELPRTE
- a CDS encoding rhomboid family intramembrane serine protease → MLQSPAAVLSAVPVRPLVVVFAVLATWVAVRRLIGVGPVSALRRRLLLGVPWGTLLTIAGVLAVYLFVQGAYWHADLLVTPFRTWSYFYPLGMLAGPFTHGSLGHVTGNLLGTLVYGTVVEYAWSHYPQQRGASSFGSLRTNPLARTLVVPVVMVAVGVFTGVFALGPIVGFSGVVFALAGFALVTRPYLFLGALLGSRVIDLVYTALRSPEPTVGGSVQYVTPGWANIAIQGHAIGLLAGVFLGTALLWARSERPGPDRVFFATLVFAVVQGLWAVYIPVGGGRFTLFRWLGTALVLLLAVLVSAATLYTDRRAFPDFDGGWPSAAGFALVVALAALCLASVPANGAALDPGDLPEDGLEVRDYVVTYQEDVPNAYVDSMPLPPTARGNITESGVVVASADREIWTVAVSRSRLDLQGDATVVVGGLGWRETVAVDRRSWSVPGNDSVYSVSLAGEGGQARTVYTSEPSTMDGRVAGRNLTLRPVGNGFEIAVGRNGSTLDRGPVPANLSSRKIGGLTFERNRSRLYAAGNGTRVVVARAGN
- a CDS encoding DoxX family protein; the protein is MVFETAGTAELFLLARVLFGGVLAFTGLNHFTGAEGMIPYAEAKGIPFPAASVYGSGGLLVFSGLLLVLGAYPVVAAGALAVFLIASAVAMHDFWAVPEDQQQDEMTQFLKNVAMAGGAIALLSVAGTAWPYSLGVGVF